In the genome of Campylobacter concisus, one region contains:
- a CDS encoding AbgT family transporter, whose product MAILPSGSLFGAKGNDSFMKSTFMHSIVIFMMLLFIVVGVAYGVGARTIKSSNDAIKFMEQSISELSGFLVLIFFAAQFTYLFNTSNIGLVLSIKGSIFLKEVGLTGLSLIIVFIFLIAFVNLFIAVDSAKWAMMAPIFVPMFMNLGLSPELTQAAFRIGDSTTNIITPLMPFFVLIVAFMQKYNKELKIGSVVSIMLPYTVAFLISWTALMSFWYIFDLPLGPGAVIHYVK is encoded by the coding sequence ATGGCTATTTTACCTTCAGGCTCTTTATTTGGGGCAAAAGGCAATGATAGCTTTATGAAATCTACTTTTATGCATTCTATTGTTATTTTTATGATGTTGCTTTTTATAGTGGTAGGCGTAGCTTACGGTGTAGGTGCTAGGACTATAAAAAGCAGTAATGACGCCATAAAATTTATGGAACAATCTATTTCTGAGCTATCAGGGTTTTTGGTCTTGATATTTTTTGCAGCCCAGTTTACATATCTTTTTAATACCTCAAATATTGGGCTAGTACTTTCTATAAAAGGTTCTATTTTTCTAAAAGAGGTCGGACTAACTGGACTTAGTCTTATCATAGTTTTTATCTTCTTGATTGCTTTTGTAAATTTATTTATAGCTGTTGATTCTGCAAAGTGGGCGATGATGGCTCCGATTTTTGTACCAATGTTTATGAATCTTGGACTCTCGCCAGAGCTTACACAGGCTGCTTTTAGAATAGGCGACTCTACTACAAATATCATAACGCCTTTGATGCCATTTTTTGTTTTGATAGTAGCTTTTATGCAAAAATACAATAAAGAGTTAAAAATCGGATCAGTAGTTTCCATTATGCTTCCTTATACGGTTGCATTTTTAATTTCTTGGACAGCGCTAATGTCATTTTGGTACATTTTTGATCTACCATTAGGACCTGGCGCAGTTATACACTATGTAAAGTAA
- a CDS encoding RluA family pseudouridine synthase yields MSEEKAYKILAKQKNISNNEAKELIDSGLVYAKGQKVMIARALMSENTKFSVEEMPKSSIIFEDENLIAISKPAAITSEKISQIYKFPLLHRLDKDTSGVLLLVKNDEFASLAINEFKKMKVEKNYVAAVRGIMSEEVVVNEPILTIKNKNGAFSKISKDGKEAISEISPLMVVGKKTLVKVVIKTGRTHQIRVHLASLNLPIVGDEKYGKNRANRMFLHAYSIALLNYKFKAPIPREFSSLGFELSNKFEI; encoded by the coding sequence ATGAGTGAAGAAAAAGCTTATAAAATTTTAGCCAAGCAAAAAAACATATCGAACAACGAAGCAAAGGAGCTAATTGACAGCGGCTTAGTTTATGCCAAGGGCCAAAAGGTAATGATCGCTCGTGCCTTGATGAGTGAAAATACTAAATTTAGCGTCGAAGAGATGCCAAAATCAAGCATTATATTTGAAGATGAAAATTTAATAGCCATCAGTAAGCCTGCTGCTATAACTAGCGAAAAAATCAGTCAAATTTATAAATTTCCACTCCTTCATAGACTCGATAAAGACACGAGTGGTGTGCTACTTCTTGTAAAAAATGATGAATTTGCGAGCCTTGCTATAAATGAGTTTAAAAAGATGAAGGTTGAGAAAAATTATGTGGCCGCAGTTAGAGGTATCATGAGCGAGGAAGTGGTCGTAAATGAGCCAATCTTAACGATAAAAAATAAAAATGGTGCTTTTTCAAAGATATCAAAAGATGGCAAAGAGGCGATCAGTGAAATTTCACCTCTCATGGTTGTGGGCAAAAAAACGCTGGTGAAAGTTGTCATAAAAACAGGTAGAACACACCAGATAAGAGTGCATTTGGCTAGCTTAAATTTACCTATCGTTGGCGATGAGAAGTACGGCAAAAATAGGGCAAATAGAATGTTCTTGCATGCTTATTCTATCGCTCTTTTAAACTATAAATTTAAAGCGCCGATCCCAAGAGAATTTAGCTCTCTTGGATTTGAGCTATCTAATAAATTTGAAATTTAA
- a CDS encoding DUF3972 domain-containing protein — translation MQTYLGVDEFCKLVHLEREVIEDMINRGVLKTKEENGEILIEASEGTMSVVPSVSQNLSMQPQSQDGISFVEKTIGTILNLHEKVLDAKDETLETLRNENKFLKEALISMQELYDEDRKTVETLTKQLKISQDEVEFLKRKYKLMWNQAVENFNGQK, via the coding sequence GTGCAGACCTATCTTGGAGTTGATGAATTTTGCAAACTTGTGCACTTGGAGCGTGAAGTTATCGAAGATATGATAAATCGTGGCGTTTTGAAAACCAAAGAGGAAAATGGAGAAATTTTGATAGAAGCGAGCGAAGGAACGATGAGCGTGGTGCCTAGTGTTTCGCAAAATTTATCTATGCAGCCGCAAAGCCAAGATGGTATCAGCTTTGTTGAAAAGACGATTGGAACGATATTAAATTTACACGAAAAGGTGCTTGACGCAAAGGATGAGACGCTTGAAACCTTAAGAAATGAGAATAAATTTTTAAAAGAGGCGCTTATTTCGATGCAAGAGCTCTATGACGAAGATAGAAAAACGGTAGAGACTCTTACAAAACAGCTTAAAATTTCACAAGATGAAGTTGAATTTTTAAAACGAAAATACAAACTCATGTGGAACCAAGCGGTTGAAAATTTTAATGGGCAAAAGTAG
- a CDS encoding peptidase U32 family protein, whose product MLKRPELLSPAGNLTKLKIALEYGADAVYGSVASFSLRTRSAREFNLETFKEAIDYTHEKGKKFYATINAFPFNSQIEPLKRHLQTISAMKPDAFIIATPGVMSLAKAIAPDIEIHLSTQANVMNVLDAKIYHDMGAKRIVVAREMNLKDVIKIKEEIPTLDIEIFVHGSMCFAYSGRCLVSSVQSGRMSNRGSCANDCRFKYELYAKNEESGVLFRLEEDENGTHIMNSKDLCLISHIQEIVDSGVIDSLKIEGRTKSEYYAACTARAYKMAIDDAMDDKFDAQIYENEINTLKNRGFTDGYLVHRPYERIDTQNHVSSLEEGTHQVNAISKDGEFFKCKYKIFPGNSYEIVAPTGSVIEDSENEISKVYSQEGKKFIKFKQLITKKGKIMSEIHSGNENEISLGVKLPKFSFLREKI is encoded by the coding sequence GTGCTAAAAAGGCCTGAGCTTTTATCTCCAGCTGGAAATTTAACAAAACTTAAAATAGCCCTTGAGTATGGAGCCGACGCTGTTTATGGCTCGGTGGCTAGCTTTTCACTAAGAACTAGATCGGCAAGGGAATTTAACCTTGAAACATTCAAAGAGGCGATAGACTACACACACGAAAAGGGAAAGAAATTTTATGCGACCATAAATGCCTTTCCTTTCAATTCTCAGATCGAGCCACTAAAAAGGCACTTGCAGACTATCTCGGCAATGAAGCCAGATGCTTTTATTATCGCAACTCCAGGCGTTATGAGTTTAGCAAAAGCCATCGCTCCTGATATCGAGATACATCTCTCAACTCAGGCAAACGTTATGAATGTGCTTGATGCAAAAATTTATCACGATATGGGTGCAAAACGTATCGTCGTAGCACGCGAGATGAACTTAAAAGATGTCATAAAGATAAAAGAAGAAATTCCAACTCTTGATATCGAAATTTTTGTACATGGCTCAATGTGTTTTGCTTACTCTGGTAGGTGCTTAGTAAGCTCAGTGCAAAGCGGGCGTATGTCAAATCGCGGCAGCTGTGCCAACGACTGCAGGTTTAAGTATGAACTATACGCTAAAAACGAAGAGAGTGGCGTGCTTTTCCGCTTAGAAGAGGATGAAAATGGCACTCATATTATGAACTCAAAAGATCTTTGCCTCATCTCTCACATTCAAGAGATCGTTGATAGTGGCGTAATAGATAGCCTAAAAATAGAAGGTCGCACAAAGAGCGAGTATTATGCAGCCTGCACAGCAAGAGCCTATAAAATGGCGATAGATGATGCCATGGATGATAAATTTGACGCGCAAATTTATGAAAACGAAATAAATACGCTGAAAAATCGTGGCTTTACGGATGGCTACTTGGTGCATAGGCCTTATGAGAGAATAGATACACAAAATCATGTTAGCAGCCTAGAAGAGGGCACACATCAGGTAAATGCAATAAGCAAAGATGGAGAATTTTTTAAGTGTAAATATAAAATTTTTCCAGGCAATAGCTACGAGATCGTGGCTCCTACTGGATCGGTTATAGAAGATAGTGAAAATGAAATCTCAAAGGTTTATTCACAAGAGGGCAAGAAATTTATCAAATTTAAGCAGCTCATCACCAAAAAAGGCAAGATTATGAGTGAAATTCATAGCGGCAATGAAAATGAGATAAGCCTTGGTGTTAAGCTACCAAAATTTAGCTTTTTAAGGGAGAAAATATGA
- the ffh gene encoding signal recognition particle protein: protein MFEQISESFRLAVSKIRFVDDEKALKNALDVLKKALLKADVHHKVTKDLLASIESELKQTGVGQKNFLDAIKSNLTTILTAPGNQGFVYAPVAPTIVLMAGLQGSGKTTTTIKLANYLKLRKKKVLVAACDLQRLAAVEQLRQLCEANEIDLFYIENESNPIRVAKEALEKAKSGLYDVLLVDTAGRLAIDEKLMQEIKDVKNAINPHEIFYVADAMSGQDAVKTATSFNEILGISGVILSKFDSDSKGGVAISIAKQLNIPLRFVGTGEKVADIESFIPDRIVSRIMGEGDLATLVEKTSTIIDEKEAKRLNQKIKKGQFNFNDFLEQMESVKKLGSMKSLMGMIPGLSNIANQIKDIDLDNSKEILHIKAMINSMTQKERENPELLNNSRKRRLAAGSGLSQIEVNRFLKQFENASKLAKKFSGKGGAKGLANMLSQANFKRPV, encoded by the coding sequence GTGTTCGAACAAATTAGCGAGTCTTTTAGATTAGCCGTTAGTAAGATACGTTTTGTAGATGACGAAAAAGCTCTAAAAAACGCACTTGACGTGCTCAAAAAAGCTCTTTTAAAAGCTGATGTTCACCACAAAGTTACCAAAGATCTACTCGCATCTATCGAAAGCGAACTAAAGCAAACTGGCGTTGGTCAAAAAAATTTTTTAGATGCGATCAAGTCAAATTTAACGACTATTTTAACAGCTCCTGGCAATCAAGGCTTTGTCTATGCACCAGTTGCACCGACCATTGTTTTAATGGCTGGTTTGCAAGGTAGTGGTAAAACAACAACAACTATCAAGCTTGCAAACTATCTAAAATTAAGAAAGAAAAAAGTTTTAGTTGCAGCTTGTGACTTGCAAAGATTAGCGGCTGTCGAGCAGCTAAGACAGCTTTGCGAAGCAAATGAAATCGATCTTTTTTATATAGAAAATGAAAGTAATCCTATAAGAGTAGCAAAAGAAGCACTAGAAAAAGCAAAAAGTGGTCTTTATGATGTGCTTTTAGTGGATACCGCTGGTCGTCTTGCGATCGATGAAAAGTTGATGCAAGAGATAAAAGATGTAAAAAATGCAATAAATCCACATGAAATTTTCTACGTAGCTGATGCTATGAGCGGACAAGATGCCGTAAAAACAGCTACAAGTTTTAATGAAATTTTAGGAATTTCTGGAGTTATCCTTTCTAAATTTGACTCTGACTCAAAAGGTGGCGTAGCTATTAGTATTGCAAAACAGCTAAACATTCCACTTAGATTTGTCGGTACCGGCGAGAAAGTAGCTGATATCGAGAGTTTTATACCAGACCGCATTGTAAGCCGTATAATGGGTGAGGGTGACTTGGCCACTTTGGTAGAGAAAACATCAACTATTATAGATGAGAAAGAGGCAAAACGTCTAAATCAAAAGATAAAAAAAGGTCAGTTTAACTTTAATGACTTTTTAGAGCAGATGGAGAGTGTTAAAAAGCTTGGCAGTATGAAGTCTTTGATGGGGATGATACCTGGTCTTTCAAATATAGCAAATCAGATAAAAGATATAGACCTTGATAATTCAAAAGAAATTTTACATATTAAAGCTATGATAAACTCTATGACGCAAAAAGAGCGTGAAAATCCTGAACTTTTGAATAATAGTAGAAAAAGACGTTTAGCGGCTGGTTCTGGACTTTCTCAGATAGAGGTAAATCGATTTTTAAAGCAGTTTGAAAATGCCTCAAAACTTGCTAAGAAATTTTCAGGAAAAGGTGGAGCAAAAGGACTTGCAAATATGCTTTCTCAAGCAAATTTTAAAAGACCTGTTTGA
- the glyQ gene encoding glycine--tRNA ligase subunit alpha gives MTFSQIILTLQNYWQEQGCVILQPYDMPAGAGTYHQATFLRSLGPKPWATAYVAPSRRPTDGRYGENPNRLGAYYQFQVLIKPSPENIQELYLKSLERLGLNLKNHDIRFIEDNWESPTLGAWGLGWEVWLDGMEVTQFTYFQQVGGIACELISGEITYGLERLAMYLQDVNSVYDIVWDDSNGNIVTYADVHKQGEYEWSKYNFEVANVDMLFNQFENAFNECKRCLEAKISLPAYDYCMLAAHTFNVLDARGAISVTQRQDYILKIRELAKECALTYKESLEQK, from the coding sequence ATGACATTTTCACAAATAATATTAACCCTTCAAAACTATTGGCAAGAGCAAGGCTGCGTGATACTCCAGCCATACGACATGCCAGCTGGTGCTGGTACTTATCATCAAGCGACATTTTTAAGAAGCCTCGGACCAAAGCCGTGGGCGACTGCATACGTAGCTCCAAGCCGCCGTCCGACTGATGGCAGATACGGCGAAAACCCAAACCGCCTTGGTGCTTACTATCAGTTTCAAGTGCTCATAAAACCAAGCCCAGAAAATATCCAAGAGCTTTACCTAAAAAGCCTTGAAAGACTTGGTCTAAATTTGAAAAATCACGACATCCGTTTTATTGAAGATAACTGGGAGAGCCCTACACTTGGCGCTTGGGGGCTTGGCTGGGAGGTTTGGCTAGATGGCATGGAGGTTACGCAGTTTACATATTTTCAACAAGTTGGTGGCATCGCATGCGAGTTGATCTCTGGTGAGATAACATACGGCCTTGAGCGCTTAGCCATGTATCTCCAAGACGTAAATAGCGTGTATGACATCGTTTGGGACGACTCTAATGGCAACATCGTAACCTATGCCGACGTGCATAAGCAAGGAGAGTATGAGTGGAGTAAATATAACTTTGAAGTAGCAAACGTAGATATGCTTTTTAACCAGTTTGAAAACGCATTTAACGAGTGCAAACGCTGCTTAGAGGCTAAAATTTCACTACCAGCTTACGACTACTGCATGCTTGCGGCTCACACATTTAACGTCCTTGATGCGCGTGGGGCGATAAGTGTTACACAAAGGCAAGATTACATCCTAAAAATCCGCGAGCTGGCCAAAGAGTGTGCGTTAACATATAAAGAGAGTTTAGAGCAAAAGTAA
- a CDS encoding Nif3-like dinuclear metal center hexameric protein: protein MKIAEIYKILDEICPFASQESWDNTGLQVGSFDSEFERIYLSLDLDSELLQSVLPNSLIITHHPLIFKGLKSLDYSLYPSSIIREMMIKNISLISLHTNADLAFLNEKFVMQVLGLEISNKEGFLIYADVKMKFSELCEFVKEKLGLENLRVVHAKDEIFKICICTGSGGDLIQEVKADTFLTGDLKYHQALYAKENGLNLIDINHYESERYFGDFLAKYLQNLKIEVIIRNSKNPFTYC from the coding sequence ATGAAAATAGCTGAAATTTATAAAATTCTAGATGAAATTTGCCCATTTGCGAGCCAAGAGTCTTGGGATAATACTGGCCTTCAAGTTGGCTCATTTGATAGCGAATTTGAGCGAATTTATCTAAGTCTTGATTTAGATAGCGAACTTTTGCAAAGTGTATTGCCAAATTCGCTCATCATCACTCATCATCCGCTCATTTTTAAGGGGCTAAAAAGCCTAGACTACAGCCTTTATCCAAGCTCAATCATAAGAGAGATGATGATAAAAAATATCTCGCTCATCTCGCTTCACACAAATGCTGACCTTGCATTTTTAAATGAAAAATTTGTGATGCAGGTTTTGGGGCTTGAAATTTCAAACAAAGAGGGCTTTTTGATCTATGCTGATGTGAAGATGAAATTTAGCGAGCTTTGTGAATTTGTAAAAGAAAAACTTGGGCTAGAAAATTTAAGAGTAGTTCATGCAAAAGATGAAATTTTTAAAATTTGTATCTGCACTGGAAGTGGCGGAGATCTCATACAAGAAGTCAAAGCAGATACCTTTTTGACAGGCGATCTAAAGTATCACCAAGCTCTTTATGCAAAGGAAAACGGGCTAAATTTAATCGATATAAATCACTATGAAAGCGAACGTTATTTTGGTGATTTTTTAGCAAAATATTTGCAAAATCTGAAAATTGAAGTTATAATACGCAATTCTAAAAATCCATTTACATATTGCTAA
- the purE gene encoding 5-(carboxyamino)imidazole ribonucleotide mutase yields the protein MKFISIIMGSKSDYEIVSEVAKTLEKFGVKYELIISSAHRSPKRTSEYVANAEKKGAKVFIAAAGMAAHLAGAIAANTTKPVIGIPMAGSALSGVDALYSTVQMPSGMPVATLAIGKAGAINAAYLAVQILALEDDSLASALKADREAKIKALEEDSSKVEVIL from the coding sequence ATGAAATTTATTTCTATTATAATGGGAAGTAAAAGTGACTATGAGATCGTTAGCGAGGTGGCAAAAACTCTTGAAAAATTTGGCGTAAAATATGAACTGATAATCAGCTCAGCCCACAGAAGTCCAAAAAGAACTAGTGAGTACGTCGCAAATGCTGAGAAAAAGGGTGCAAAGGTCTTTATTGCAGCTGCTGGTATGGCGGCTCACCTAGCTGGTGCGATTGCTGCAAATACAACAAAACCAGTGATCGGCATACCAATGGCAGGTTCGGCCCTTAGCGGTGTTGACGCACTTTACTCAACTGTGCAAATGCCAAGTGGCATGCCAGTGGCAACCTTAGCTATCGGAAAAGCTGGAGCGATAAATGCGGCCTATCTTGCGGTGCAAATTTTAGCCCTTGAAGATGATAGTCTAGCAAGTGCTCTAAAAGCTGACAGAGAGGCGAAGATAAAGGCTTTAGAGGAAGACTCTTCAAAGGTTGAAGTGATACTGTAA
- a CDS encoding GyrI-like domain-containing protein, producing MKIINLEDSFEIYGVKTRTKNEDEIGINGKISALWSKFMSEHYDGKSEIYSVYCNYESDFDGHYDNFIGTRLSHKSDEILEIKSGKYAVFSFAREPQNVAKFWGEIWKYFESSESKRAYETDFELYGSDEIKIFISILG from the coding sequence ATGAAGATTATAAATTTAGAGGATAGCTTTGAAATTTACGGAGTAAAAACTCGTACTAAAAATGAAGATGAGATAGGCATCAATGGTAAAATTTCAGCTTTATGGTCTAAATTTATGAGTGAGCACTACGATGGCAAGAGTGAAATTTATAGCGTTTACTGCAACTATGAAAGCGATTTTGATGGACATTACGATAACTTCATCGGCACAAGATTAAGCCACAAAAGTGATGAAATTTTAGAGATAAAAAGTGGCAAATACGCCGTTTTTAGTTTTGCAAGAGAGCCGCAAAATGTTGCAAAATTTTGGGGTGAAATTTGGAAGTATTTTGAAAGTAGTGAGTCAAAAAGAGCTTATGAAACGGATTTTGAGCTTTACGGCAGCGATGAGATAAAAATTTTTATATCTATTTTAGGTTAG
- the waaA gene encoding lipid IV(A) 3-deoxy-D-manno-octulosonic acid transferase — translation MIIIYYFLASILYLFGAIFLFILSFKKKYHKSIPARFFLFNNPKFQDTDVHFHACSFGEVQALKPLMQKFDSKAISVVTNTGFEAASKICSNTRFLPFEIFLPFWLKKSKILVIFEAELWLMLVFMAKLKGSRVILINARISDRSYKSYLKFGFFYRYLFKFIDKIYTQSELDKERLKSLGAGEIEVVGNIKAAFLPSASKIYEKPKARVIVLASTHAGEEEIILQNLNLKENDLLIVAPRHPERFAEVEKLASEYAKKHDFSFSKFSQTYKFEAKVNLLDTLGELVNVYAISDIVVLGGSFVPNIGGHNPIECAQFNPVIISGEFIFNQKALFSLVENIYIVKASEIGGIMGSDTKKSKIAVQASADAIIEDIRSAL, via the coding sequence GTGATAATAATATATTATTTTTTAGCCTCAATACTCTATCTCTTTGGGGCTATCTTTCTATTTATTTTAAGTTTTAAAAAAAAGTATCATAAGTCGATTCCAGCACGTTTTTTCCTATTTAATAATCCTAAATTTCAAGATACAGATGTTCATTTTCATGCTTGTTCGTTTGGCGAGGTGCAAGCACTCAAGCCTTTGATGCAAAAATTTGATAGTAAAGCTATAAGCGTGGTAACAAATACGGGCTTTGAAGCGGCAAGTAAAATTTGCTCTAACACGAGATTTTTGCCATTTGAAATTTTTTTGCCATTTTGGCTAAAAAAGAGCAAAATTTTAGTTATTTTTGAGGCTGAGCTTTGGCTTATGCTAGTTTTCATGGCGAAGCTAAAGGGCAGCCGTGTGATCCTCATAAATGCAAGAATTTCAGATAGAAGCTACAAAAGCTACTTAAAATTTGGTTTTTTTTATAGATATCTTTTTAAATTTATAGATAAGATTTACACCCAAAGTGAGCTTGATAAAGAGCGGTTAAAGTCGCTTGGAGCAGGCGAAATAGAGGTTGTTGGCAACATAAAAGCTGCGTTTTTGCCAAGTGCGAGTAAAATTTATGAAAAGCCAAAAGCTAGGGTGATCGTGCTTGCAAGTACTCACGCTGGCGAAGAAGAGATAATTTTGCAAAATTTAAATTTAAAAGAAAATGATCTTCTAATCGTTGCGCCGCGTCATCCTGAGAGATTTGCAGAGGTGGAAAAGCTAGCAAGCGAGTATGCCAAAAAGCATGATTTTAGCTTTTCAAAATTTAGTCAAACGTATAAATTTGAAGCTAAAGTAAATTTGCTTGACACTTTAGGTGAGCTTGTAAATGTCTATGCTATTAGCGATATAGTAGTGCTTGGAGGCAGTTTTGTTCCAAATATTGGCGGGCACAATCCAATCGAGTGCGCGCAATTTAACCCGGTGATAATTAGTGGCGAGTTTATATTTAATCAAAAGGCGTTATTTAGCCTAGTTGAAAACATTTATATTGTAAAGGCTAGCGAGATAGGCGGCATAATGGGTAGTGACACTAAAAAGAGTAAGATCGCTGTGCAAGCAAGCGCTGATGCGATCATAGAAGATATAAGGAGCGCTTTATGA
- a CDS encoding AbgT family transporter translates to MNKKNNSSILSFIENFGNKLPNPTMLFIYLSIITIIISFVLEKMGVGVSYQAIKDGQISQLNANVINLLSADSLRSFVSSVLKNFTNFYPLGVVFAIILGIGIADKSGLLSALMTKIALKSSKMWVTPIVIFLGVMSNVASSVGYVVLIPLGAILFAGFGRHPIAGLAAAFAGVSGGWSANLLIGTNDPMFAAFSMQAASVLNPDYVVLATANWYFMIASTFLIVFVGWFVTDKIVEPRLGKFDFLGDFSLKEHSEISAEQKRGLKIFTNSIDCFCDFIAYGYFTFRLFIWGKRQ, encoded by the coding sequence ATGAATAAAAAAAACAATAGTTCAATCTTAAGTTTTATTGAAAATTTTGGTAACAAATTACCGAATCCAACTATGCTTTTTATATATCTTTCGATTATTACGATAATAATATCGTTTGTGTTAGAAAAGATGGGGGTTGGTGTAAGCTATCAAGCTATCAAAGATGGACAAATATCACAGCTTAATGCAAATGTTATAAATTTGCTTTCTGCTGATAGTCTTAGATCTTTTGTTTCGTCTGTACTTAAAAATTTTACTAATTTTTATCCTTTGGGAGTAGTCTTTGCGATTATTCTAGGCATTGGTATTGCAGACAAGTCTGGACTTTTATCAGCACTTATGACAAAGATTGCCTTAAAATCTTCCAAAATGTGGGTAACTCCAATCGTTATTTTTCTTGGCGTAATGTCAAATGTTGCTTCCTCGGTTGGCTATGTCGTGCTAATCCCGCTTGGAGCTATTTTATTTGCTGGATTTGGTCGCCATCCAATTGCTGGATTAGCTGCTGCTTTTGCTGGTGTTAGCGGTGGCTGGTCGGCAAATTTATTAATCGGTACAAATGACCCGATGTTTGCGGCATTTTCTATGCAAGCAGCTAGCGTGTTAAATCCGGATTATGTGGTACTAGCAACTGCAAATTGGTACTTTATGATAGCTTCAACATTTTTGATCGTATTTGTTGGCTGGTTTGTAACGGATAAAATCGTAGAGCCTAGGCTTGGTAAATTTGATTTTTTGGGCGATTTTAGCCTAAAAGAGCATAGCGAGATAAGTGCAGAGCAAAAACGTGGCTTAAAAATTTTCACTAATAGCATTGATTGTTTTTGTGATTTTATTGCTTATGGCTATTTTACCTTCAGGCTCTTTATTTGGGGCAAAAGGCAATGA
- a CDS encoding chemotaxis protein: MTQEELDALMAGGLDDELDNAKEDAGQEVADVKEDTNEVTEVAEAIDTKDEPQSKSESNSKNAENYRVSADGVWPPPPPTEDHKMVHQLDDVTRDSEEKATQMFDKLETINNFFMDAESDSNSLKDAINSNIELFTTLSEKFPNISAFSEALEKNNSLLGTIDNIIGNLQMGQDEIMMAMDMMQYQDIHRQKIERVINVMRALSKYMNTLFEGKIDDDKRVSSAVHIAGDTTTENLVSNDDIEALIESLGKK, from the coding sequence ATGACCCAAGAGGAACTTGACGCACTTATGGCAGGTGGGCTAGATGATGAGTTAGATAATGCTAAAGAAGATGCTGGCCAAGAGGTTGCGGACGTCAAAGAGGATACGAACGAGGTAACAGAAGTTGCAGAAGCAATCGATACTAAAGATGAGCCACAGTCAAAATCAGAAAGTAATTCAAAGAATGCAGAAAATTATAGAGTAAGTGCAGATGGCGTTTGGCCACCACCACCACCAACGGAAGATCACAAAATGGTTCATCAGCTTGACGATGTGACAAGAGATAGCGAAGAAAAAGCTACTCAGATGTTTGATAAGCTTGAGACGATAAATAACTTTTTTATGGATGCTGAGAGCGACTCAAACAGCCTAAAAGACGCGATAAACTCAAACATTGAGCTATTTACGACGCTAAGTGAGAAATTTCCAAATATCTCTGCATTTAGCGAGGCTTTGGAGAAAAATAACTCACTTCTTGGCACGATCGATAATATCATCGGAAATTTACAAATGGGACAAGATGAGATCATGATGGCTATGGATATGATGCAGTATCAAGACATCCATAGACAAAAGATCGAGCGTGTTATCAACGTTATGAGGGCACTTAGCAAATATATGAATACCTTGTTTGAAGGTAAAATTGATGATGATAAGCGTGTTAGCTCTGCTGTTCACATCGCTGGTGATACAACGACTGAAAATCTTGTCAGCAACGACGATATCGAAGCCTTGATAGAAAGTTTAGGTAAAAAATAG
- a CDS encoding zinc ribbon domain-containing protein — translation MNKYLQQLVELSDLDKQIDGFIPRIQDIEKAYKNIEEECETITVNIERLDEEVNDLKSQKSGTNAHITEFSAKIKDVAKKSSSAKSEKEIKALSLEEDIAKEQLEAANEEIARLEKLIDSKNSQKDELNAKKTELEGNLEKIKSEVSSELEKIEKERKEVYAKKDKLVAAMNQKILAFYEKIRKWAHNTAVVPVKKQACYGCFMQINDKTFSAVIKGEDIVTCPHCGRILYKQEQ, via the coding sequence ATGAATAAATACTTACAACAATTAGTTGAATTATCTGACCTTGATAAACAAATAGATGGCTTTATACCACGCATTCAGGATATAGAAAAGGCTTATAAAAATATAGAAGAAGAGTGCGAAACTATAACGGTTAATATAGAAAGACTAGATGAAGAGGTAAATGACTTAAAGTCTCAAAAATCAGGCACAAATGCTCATATTACCGAGTTTAGTGCGAAGATAAAAGACGTAGCTAAAAAAAGCTCAAGTGCAAAAAGTGAAAAGGAGATAAAAGCCCTAAGTCTTGAAGAAGATATTGCAAAAGAGCAACTTGAGGCTGCAAATGAAGAGATTGCTAGACTTGAGAAGCTAATAGATAGTAAAAATAGTCAAAAAGATGAGCTAAATGCTAAAAAAACAGAGCTTGAAGGAAATTTAGAAAAGATAAAAAGCGAGGTTTCATCTGAGCTTGAAAAGATCGAAAAAGAGCGCAAAGAGGTTTATGCTAAAAAAGATAAACTTGTCGCTGCGATGAACCAAAAAATCCTAGCATTTTACGAAAAGATCAGAAAATGGGCTCACAACACAGCCGTTGTGCCTGTTAAAAAACAAGCTTGTTATGGTTGCTTTATGCAGATAAATGATAAAACTTTCTCTGCGGTTATAAAAGGCGAAGATATCGTTACATGTCCGCATTGTGGTAGAATTTTATACAAACAAGAGCAATAA